Proteins found in one Sulfuricurvum sp. genomic segment:
- a CDS encoding MATE family efflux transporter has protein sequence MKQRVLRLAIPAALKHLLDIVQILIDMLMVGALGVAALAAVGLSMQFLMVIQALMSVYAIGSSALISRYIGSGRRNRASAVVYVGMWVALAGSLIVGGIGWIFSADFFRWMGSSSDVVDLGSGYFGILSLGMGLIFLDTLAYNALSAAGDTRTSLAIKIFSALLNGGLNYLFIFGHGGFEAMGVEGAAYATVCAYGFNVVLYGWLLQRKGGVLDIYPIFTLGDFKKMIVIGTPAAVERVVGVTSFLLFVMMIASQGTEALAGYQIGLRIEALAFMPGFGFSVAAMVLAGQYIGARQYDYAYASGVLSTKIAMVFMGSVGIVLLIVPELMIQFFTNDPETMDQAALYLRLVGISQIPLAMTFVLSGALRGAGATKMSMQISIGSLWLFRIIPSYLVLKSGGGILGVYIAMTIETFIKGWWFWKVYQQKKWLNHKV, from the coding sequence ATGAAACAACGGGTGCTTCGGCTGGCAATTCCGGCTGCATTGAAACATTTGCTCGATATTGTACAGATTCTTATCGATATGCTAATGGTGGGTGCACTGGGTGTTGCGGCACTGGCGGCTGTCGGACTGTCAATGCAGTTTCTGATGGTGATTCAGGCTTTAATGAGCGTTTATGCTATCGGGTCGAGTGCGTTGATTTCCCGATATATCGGAAGTGGACGGCGTAATCGTGCTTCGGCAGTGGTATACGTCGGGATGTGGGTAGCTTTAGCCGGATCTTTAATTGTCGGGGGGATCGGATGGATATTTTCGGCTGATTTTTTTCGCTGGATGGGCTCAAGCAGCGATGTCGTAGACCTTGGCAGCGGATATTTTGGAATTCTCTCCTTAGGGATGGGGCTTATTTTTCTCGATACCTTAGCTTATAATGCCCTTTCCGCAGCAGGGGATACCCGAACATCGTTAGCCATCAAAATTTTTTCGGCATTGCTCAACGGCGGATTGAATTATCTTTTCATTTTCGGGCATGGCGGATTCGAAGCGATGGGAGTAGAGGGAGCGGCTTATGCTACCGTATGTGCCTATGGATTTAATGTTGTGCTGTATGGATGGCTTTTGCAACGAAAAGGCGGGGTCTTGGATATCTATCCGATTTTTACTTTGGGAGATTTCAAAAAAATGATTGTTATCGGCACTCCGGCAGCGGTAGAACGCGTTGTCGGGGTAACATCCTTTTTACTCTTTGTCATGATGATTGCTTCACAGGGTACCGAGGCGTTGGCAGGGTATCAGATCGGACTTCGGATAGAGGCTTTAGCATTCATGCCGGGTTTTGGTTTTTCGGTAGCCGCTATGGTACTGGCAGGGCAATACATCGGTGCGCGGCAATATGATTATGCGTATGCATCCGGAGTTCTCAGCACCAAAATAGCAATGGTTTTTATGGGGAGTGTGGGGATTGTCCTGCTCATTGTTCCGGAACTTATGATCCAGTTTTTTACCAACGATCCGGAAACAATGGATCAAGCGGCACTCTATCTGCGGCTTGTGGGGATCTCACAAATACCGCTTGCAATGACATTTGTTCTAAGCGGTGCATTGCGAGGTGCCGGTGCGACCAAGATGAGTATGCAGATTTCGATAGGTTCGTTATGGCTTTTTCGTATTATTCCATCTTATTTAGTCCTAAAATCGGGAGGCGGAATTTTGGGAGTTTATATTGCTATGACAATTGAAACATTCATTAAAGGATGGTGGTTTTGGAAAGTTTATCAGCAGAAAAAGTGGCTAAACCATAAGGTTTAA
- a CDS encoding PAS domain-containing protein: MKRPTPVNEEVLFDGRSLISETDTKGIITYVNRKFTEMTGYTAQEAVGQPHSLLRHPDMPKAGFEGMWKIIQSGKIWEGYVKNLRKDGKFYWVVVHIVPKLDEEGNIIGYIASRKMPDRNRLKIVEQQYAELLAAEKNG, translated from the coding sequence ATGAAACGACCTACCCCGGTAAACGAAGAAGTTTTATTTGACGGACGAAGTTTGATTTCCGAAACCGATACTAAAGGCATTATTACCTATGTCAACCGTAAGTTTACGGAAATGACTGGTTATACAGCCCAAGAAGCAGTCGGACAGCCACACAGTCTACTACGCCATCCAGATATGCCAAAAGCAGGCTTCGAAGGGATGTGGAAAATTATCCAAAGCGGTAAAATATGGGAAGGATACGTTAAAAATCTTCGCAAAGACGGAAAGTTTTACTGGGTTGTTGTACATATCGTTCCAAAACTCGATGAAGAGGGAAATATTATCGGCTACATAGCTTCACGCAAGATGCCGGATCGTAATCGTCTTAAAATCGTCGAACAGCAATATGCTGAATTGCTCGCAGCAGAAAAAAACGGTTAA
- a CDS encoding argininosuccinate synthase: protein MKKEVKKVVLAYSGGLDTSVILKWLQDEYKCEVVTFTADIGQGEEVEPARAKAISLGIKPENIYIEDLREEFVRDYVFPMFRANAIYEGEYLLGTSIARPLIAKRQAEIARITGADAVSHGATGKGNDQVRFEMGYLGQNSALTIIAPWREWDLNSREKLLAYAAEHGIKIEMSGKKSPYSMDANLLHISYEGGILEDPAAEPEESMWRWTVSPQNAPDEPEYIEIGYEKGDPVSLNGKALSPAVMLEQLNIIAGRNGIGRADIVENRFVGMKSRGCYETPGGTIMIKAHRAIESLTLDREEAHLKDELMPRYAKLIYNGFWFAPEREMLQAAIDKTQQNVRGTVRLKLYKGNVMVVGRSSDLSLFNPEYCTFEEDSVYDQKDAGGFIKLNALRFIIAGKARKNK from the coding sequence ATGAAAAAAGAGGTTAAAAAAGTTGTTCTCGCCTATTCCGGCGGTTTAGATACAAGTGTCATTTTAAAATGGCTCCAAGATGAATACAAATGTGAGGTTGTCACGTTTACCGCAGATATCGGTCAAGGTGAAGAAGTAGAACCTGCTCGTGCCAAAGCAATCAGTCTTGGGATTAAACCTGAAAACATCTATATCGAAGACCTTCGTGAAGAGTTCGTACGTGATTATGTTTTCCCAATGTTTCGTGCCAATGCGATTTATGAAGGAGAATATCTTTTAGGAACATCTATCGCACGACCACTTATCGCAAAAAGACAAGCAGAAATAGCGCGTATTACCGGTGCTGATGCCGTCAGTCACGGTGCTACAGGTAAAGGAAATGACCAAGTCCGATTTGAGATGGGATATTTAGGGCAAAACAGTGCATTGACCATCATTGCCCCTTGGCGTGAGTGGGATCTGAACTCTCGTGAAAAACTCCTTGCCTATGCTGCTGAACACGGTATTAAAATCGAAATGAGCGGTAAAAAGTCCCCATATTCCATGGATGCCAATCTTTTACATATCTCTTATGAGGGTGGAATTCTTGAAGATCCTGCCGCTGAACCGGAAGAGAGTATGTGGCGCTGGACGGTTTCTCCTCAGAATGCACCCGATGAACCTGAATATATCGAAATCGGCTATGAAAAAGGAGACCCTGTCAGTCTTAACGGTAAAGCCCTCTCACCTGCGGTTATGCTTGAACAGCTCAATATCATAGCCGGTCGAAACGGTATCGGACGTGCCGATATCGTTGAAAACCGTTTTGTCGGTATGAAAAGCCGCGGATGTTATGAAACTCCGGGCGGTACCATTATGATTAAAGCACACCGCGCAATCGAATCCTTGACACTGGACCGTGAAGAAGCTCATCTTAAAGATGAATTGATGCCACGCTACGCAAAACTAATTTATAACGGATTTTGGTTTGCGCCTGAGCGCGAGATGCTTCAAGCAGCTATCGATAAAACCCAACAAAATGTACGTGGAACAGTACGATTAAAACTCTACAAAGGAAACGTGATGGTTGTCGGACGAAGTTCTGATCTTTCTTTGTTCAATCCGGAGTATTGTACATTTGAAGAAGACTCGGTTTATGATCAAAAAGATGCGGGTGGATTTATCAAACTCAATGCATTGCGCTTCATTATTGCCGGTAAAGCTCGAAAAAACAAATAA
- a CDS encoding ATP-binding protein has translation MYQSLKNSVQKPLKMILLYGRPGTGKSMLLHKLHHDLSKHQKVLMLSTPMIDEDDFLRVMAQNLFGHAPREVMTLNRFLEIAAALSLTDIPIVLLDEAQLYSPSLMEKIRLISDARAIKFVITLHKTDKEDIIAKEHFQTRIWESIELQNATSDELKIYIQKKLLKSNCFDVANMFNDKNMKLITNLTKGNYRETNKLLFSLFSLYCWYEENNPTAIKYNSIKPKWIEMAAIHTGLIHA, from the coding sequence ATGTATCAATCACTCAAAAATTCTGTTCAAAAACCTCTTAAAATGATCTTACTTTATGGTAGACCTGGAACGGGGAAAAGTATGTTGCTGCATAAGTTGCACCACGACCTTTCAAAGCATCAAAAAGTATTAATGTTATCTACACCGATGATTGATGAAGATGATTTTTTACGAGTAATGGCACAAAATCTATTTGGCCATGCACCACGGGAAGTGATGACACTAAATCGATTTTTAGAAATTGCAGCTGCACTTTCATTAACAGATATCCCTATCGTTTTACTTGATGAAGCACAGCTCTATTCTCCTTCATTGATGGAAAAAATTCGCCTTATTTCAGATGCTAGAGCTATAAAATTCGTTATTACTCTTCATAAAACAGATAAAGAAGACATCATTGCTAAAGAGCATTTCCAGACACGTATTTGGGAAAGTATAGAACTCCAAAATGCCACTTCTGATGAACTAAAAATATATATTCAGAAAAAACTTTTAAAATCCAATTGTTTTGACGTTGCCAATATGTTCAACGATAAAAACATGAAGCTTATTACCAATCTAACCAAAGGCAACTATCGGGAAACGAATAAGCTTCTTTTTTCACTGTTTAGTTTATATTGTTGGTATGAAGAAAATAATCCTACTGCAATTAAATACAATTCAATAAAACCAAAATGGATTGAAATGGCCGCTATTCATACGGGACTGATTCATGCTTAA
- the mshL gene encoding pilus (MSHA type) biogenesis protein MshL, translated as MTSVIKHHARAFMLSVATAALLTPTVQADCKYELFNISSAKGTTVGEFVDQLSDECGMSLIVTDEQAEEILKKPMNKTFLKDLTINEVLDLIIKENNLQYTLQNNILRVSYLTTKTYNIDYIISQRKGTGSANITLSSNTSTSSTPSTSSSGATSTSSNVGGNSASSQSGIKITSSDEVQFWETLDKDIESVLNRPEDTYKATIPLINKSSGLITVTATGPQLKRLDTYIDDLQKKMQTQVLIDVKMYSVVFSDASSTGIDWSQLYALQNIGLGFNTYNTKNIGDFSGTAKNNIIVDNTTVTAGAVPRNIGTIFQLGAQGSLTEVIKFLKTQGDVYSISNPKILTLNNQPALITSGTELFYKTKNTSTLAGGTTGTQATTEVVSSVFSGVLLDITPEISSDGSITLRINPSISETASTVSIDNAARTMPPDLSRRQMSSVITVKDGNRVILGGLINTKNVNDSNKVPLLGDIPFLGYLFKREGITKKTEEIVIIIEPHIIKKEKDTLSLGDLGYTRLGTKIEEAKQESK; from the coding sequence ATGACATCTGTAATTAAACACCATGCACGAGCGTTTATGTTATCCGTTGCCACCGCTGCCCTTCTCACACCTACAGTTCAGGCAGATTGTAAGTATGAGCTTTTCAATATTTCCTCAGCCAAGGGGACAACTGTCGGAGAATTTGTTGATCAACTAAGTGACGAATGTGGTATGAGTCTAATTGTCACCGATGAACAAGCAGAAGAAATTCTCAAAAAACCAATGAATAAAACATTCCTGAAAGACCTCACAATAAACGAAGTGTTAGATTTGATTATAAAAGAAAATAATCTGCAATACACCTTGCAGAACAATATTTTAAGAGTATCGTATCTTACAACAAAAACCTATAATATTGATTACATTATTTCTCAACGTAAAGGGACTGGTAGTGCAAACATTACTTTAAGTTCAAATACTAGTACTTCTAGTACTCCAAGTACTAGTAGTAGCGGAGCTACCAGTACCAGTAGCAATGTAGGAGGCAATAGTGCTTCATCTCAATCTGGAATCAAAATAACATCATCAGATGAAGTACAATTTTGGGAAACATTGGATAAAGATATTGAATCTGTCCTCAATAGACCTGAAGACACTTATAAGGCAACTATACCTTTAATTAATAAAAGTTCAGGTTTGATTACCGTAACAGCAACTGGTCCTCAACTCAAACGTTTAGATACTTATATTGATGATCTACAGAAAAAAATGCAAACTCAAGTACTTATAGACGTCAAGATGTACAGTGTTGTTTTTTCAGATGCTTCTTCGACAGGTATAGATTGGTCGCAATTATATGCTCTTCAAAATATAGGATTAGGATTTAATACATATAATACAAAGAACATAGGTGACTTCTCCGGTACAGCAAAAAATAATATTATAGTAGACAACACTACAGTAACAGCTGGGGCTGTCCCACGTAATATAGGAACTATTTTCCAACTAGGGGCCCAAGGTAGTTTAACTGAAGTAATAAAATTTCTTAAAACCCAAGGGGATGTTTATTCCATTTCAAACCCTAAAATTTTAACACTCAACAATCAACCGGCCCTTATTACATCTGGAACTGAGTTATTTTATAAAACAAAAAATACTTCAACACTTGCAGGTGGTACGACAGGTACACAAGCAACTACAGAAGTTGTAAGCTCCGTCTTCTCAGGAGTTCTACTCGATATAACTCCTGAAATATCAAGTGATGGAAGCATTACGCTACGTATTAATCCATCTATATCTGAAACAGCCAGTACTGTTTCTATAGATAATGCTGCACGAACCATGCCTCCAGACTTAAGTCGTCGTCAAATGTCTTCGGTGATAACCGTTAAAGATGGAAATAGAGTTATCTTAGGTGGTTTAATCAATACAAAAAATGTCAATGATTCAAATAAAGTTCCACTATTAGGAGATATTCCATTCCTTGGATATCTCTTTAAAAGAGAAGGGATTACGAAGAAAACAGAAGAAATTGTTATTATAATTGAGCCACATATTATCAAAAAAGAGAAAGATACACTTAGCTTAGGAGATTTGGGCTATACACGTCTTGGGACTAAAATAGAAGAAGCAAAGCAGGAAAGTAAATAA
- the rplI gene encoding 50S ribosomal protein L9, with product MKVLLTKDVKGVGKTGEIKDVADGYGKNFLIGKGLALAATHEVLKKYESDQRKKAANEAAEIERLTAIKNQLTDIKVVITKKLGNTGHLFGAVTKEEISDALKAQHNIEIDKKELDAKHGIKTTGLHDLDLKLGHGIHATLHLEIKGE from the coding sequence ATGAAAGTTTTATTGACAAAAGATGTCAAAGGAGTCGGAAAGACCGGCGAGATTAAAGATGTAGCGGATGGTTACGGTAAAAACTTTTTGATCGGAAAGGGATTAGCACTCGCTGCAACCCATGAAGTATTAAAAAAATATGAGTCCGACCAACGAAAAAAAGCGGCTAATGAAGCAGCTGAAATCGAGCGCCTGACAGCAATCAAAAACCAACTCACTGATATAAAAGTGGTTATTACGAAAAAGTTAGGCAATACCGGGCATCTTTTTGGTGCGGTAACCAAAGAAGAGATTTCCGATGCCCTTAAAGCACAACATAATATTGAAATCGATAAAAAAGAACTCGATGCAAAACATGGCATCAAAACAACCGGCTTACATGATCTTGACCTTAAACTTGGTCATGGTATTCATGCTACCCTTCATCTAGAGATCAAAGGTGAATAA
- a CDS encoding MFS transporter: MKRYLTLLRNEPLLRRLSIIQLIAYFGAWFSNVAIYTLLIQMDASASIIALVAAIHFLPGVFQAPLSGVILDRIHPKRLMIILTFIEIVCTLSLISVDNISMLWFLYLLVFIRMGASSFHFTVEMSLLPRILEGKSLQIANEIHSIIWSLSYTVGMALSGLFVYWAGTTAAFVLDAGLFMVVLILVLSLRMNIELSTNEDHFVKMMRETFGYIRDNRIVLHLMILHAVVGFTAFDALVALAAKHFYAQIIAVSLGIGLINAARALGLVIGPMILGHWINNSRLGWLLLAEALSIALWAFAIEHFYFSVIASIGVGFVTTTLWSYTYTLLQHHTNSDFYGRVIAYNDMIFLGVGASVSLLIGSLAQVGVSLGTITLILGSVFALAAFYYGWIRRTFVLKEIG; this comes from the coding sequence ATGAAACGCTATTTAACTCTTTTACGGAACGAACCACTGCTTCGTCGTCTTTCTATAATTCAGCTGATTGCCTATTTCGGTGCTTGGTTTAGCAATGTCGCGATCTATACTTTGTTGATACAAATGGATGCTAGTGCTTCTATCATTGCATTGGTAGCGGCAATACATTTTTTACCGGGGGTGTTTCAAGCGCCTTTGAGTGGAGTCATTCTCGATCGGATTCATCCTAAACGGCTCATGATCATACTTACCTTTATTGAAATCGTTTGTACCCTGTCATTGATTAGTGTTGACAATATTAGTATGTTATGGTTTTTGTATCTTTTAGTATTTATTCGCATGGGGGCATCAAGTTTCCATTTTACGGTAGAAATGTCGCTTCTTCCTAGAATTCTGGAGGGGAAATCACTTCAAATCGCAAATGAAATACATTCGATAATATGGTCACTATCTTATACGGTTGGGATGGCTTTGAGCGGATTATTTGTCTACTGGGCGGGAACTACAGCGGCTTTTGTATTGGACGCCGGATTATTTATGGTTGTATTGATATTGGTTTTATCACTTCGTATGAATATCGAGTTATCGACGAATGAGGATCACTTTGTAAAAATGATGAGGGAAACTTTTGGATACATTCGTGATAACCGTATCGTCTTGCATCTGATGATTTTGCATGCCGTAGTAGGTTTTACGGCATTTGATGCATTGGTAGCATTAGCGGCTAAGCATTTCTATGCGCAAATCATTGCAGTTTCATTAGGGATTGGGTTAATTAATGCTGCACGGGCACTGGGACTTGTAATCGGTCCGATGATACTAGGGCATTGGATTAATAATTCTAGACTGGGATGGTTGTTGCTTGCCGAAGCGTTGAGTATTGCTTTGTGGGCATTCGCGATTGAACATTTTTATTTTTCTGTTATCGCTTCGATCGGAGTCGGTTTTGTGACGACGACATTGTGGTCGTATACCTATACCCTTTTGCAGCATCATACCAATAGTGATTTCTACGGTCGTGTCATTGCGTATAACGATATGATTTTTTTAGGAGTCGGAGCATCAGTATCGCTTTTGATAGGCTCTTTAGCTCAGGTAGGAGTTTCATTAGGGACTATTACTTTGATTTTGGGAAGTGTATTTGCACTGGCGGCATTTTATTATGGATGGATTCGACGGACGTTCGTACTTAAGGAGATAGGATGA
- the era gene encoding GTPase Era has product MNKAGFVALIGRPNAGKSTLMNWILGEKIALVSQKANATRRRSNAIVMHKDDQIIFVDTPGLHQAEKLLNQYMLEEALKAIGDCDIVVYLAPASDKTIHYEKFLELNSDKRKHIIVLSKIDQISQAELLKKIGEYNRFSEHFLALIPMSVTKNVGKDDLLDTIAKHLDESPYLYDPEDMTTEKMRDIYKEFIREAIFDNISDEIPYESDVIIDKIDEDSPVEHIRATIIVEKDSQKGIIIGKGGAAIKRIGKNAREKIERLASKPVYLELFVSVKKGWTSDKKFLSDLGYEW; this is encoded by the coding sequence GTGAATAAGGCAGGCTTTGTTGCTCTCATTGGGCGTCCTAATGCCGGAAAAAGTACGCTTATGAACTGGATTTTGGGTGAAAAAATCGCCCTTGTCAGTCAAAAAGCAAATGCTACCCGAAGACGTTCCAATGCAATTGTTATGCATAAAGATGATCAAATTATTTTTGTCGACACTCCGGGTTTACATCAAGCAGAAAAACTCCTTAACCAATACATGCTGGAAGAAGCGTTAAAAGCAATCGGAGATTGTGATATTGTTGTTTATCTTGCTCCCGCATCCGATAAAACAATCCATTATGAAAAGTTTCTTGAGCTCAATTCCGATAAACGTAAACACATCATTGTTTTGAGTAAAATAGATCAAATTTCTCAAGCTGAACTCCTTAAAAAAATTGGTGAGTATAATCGTTTCAGTGAACATTTTCTTGCACTTATCCCGATGTCAGTCACGAAAAATGTCGGGAAAGATGATTTATTAGATACGATTGCCAAGCATTTAGATGAATCTCCCTATCTGTATGATCCTGAAGACATGACAACTGAAAAAATGCGTGACATCTATAAAGAGTTCATTCGAGAAGCTATTTTTGACAACATTAGTGATGAAATCCCTTACGAATCCGATGTTATTATCGATAAAATCGATGAAGATTCTCCAGTGGAACACATCCGAGCCACTATTATCGTAGAAAAAGACTCCCAAAAAGGAATCATCATCGGTAAAGGGGGAGCTGCCATTAAACGTATCGGGAAAAACGCACGGGAAAAAATTGAGCGTCTTGCCTCAAAACCGGTCTACTTAGAACTTTTCGTATCAGTTAAAAAAGGGTGGACAAGCGATAAAAAATTCTTAAGTGATTTAGGATATGAGTGGTAA
- a CDS encoding flagellar protein FlaG: MEILQTTAKMQQSQSVAPKINADLNPTQSVQQIQKAQINQDKVAQINNDQKTSKTNSQEQMNKLIDQLNQSLNPFNTSLRFGFDNSSEDFYVSVIDTKSNRMLRRFPVEQAEQLLPKIQEVHGLLFDQKG; this comes from the coding sequence ATGGAAATCTTGCAAACCACTGCCAAGATGCAACAGAGCCAAAGTGTTGCACCAAAAATAAATGCAGACCTAAATCCTACGCAAAGTGTCCAACAAATTCAAAAAGCTCAGATCAATCAAGATAAAGTTGCACAAATCAATAATGATCAGAAAACTTCCAAAACCAATTCACAAGAACAAATGAATAAATTGATCGATCAACTGAATCAATCACTAAACCCATTCAATACTTCTCTACGTTTTGGATTTGATAATTCGTCAGAAGATTTTTATGTATCAGTCATCGATACAAAAAGCAACCGTATGCTTAGACGTTTTCCTGTCGAACAAGCAGAGCAGCTTTTACCAAAAATTCAAGAAGTGCATGGTTTATTATTCGATCAAAAAGGGTAA
- the fliS gene encoding flagellar export chaperone FliS — protein MYNNLAYDTYNQNNIGVESPEKLVQMMYEGILRFNMQAKRSIMDGDIERRTYWINRSNAVIMELINILDYKQGDIAHYLSGLYTYQLRLLLEANIYNNPIKLDEVSQVFKGLLEAWKESTDVANQA, from the coding sequence ATGTATAACAATCTCGCGTACGACACTTATAATCAAAATAACATAGGGGTTGAATCACCTGAAAAACTGGTTCAAATGATGTATGAAGGAATATTGCGTTTCAACATGCAGGCAAAACGCTCAATCATGGATGGTGATATCGAAAGACGGACATATTGGATCAACCGGTCGAATGCCGTAATCATGGAACTTATAAATATTTTAGATTACAAACAAGGGGATATTGCCCATTATCTTTCAGGTCTTTACACCTATCAGCTTCGCCTTCTATTAGAGGCAAATATTTACAACAATCCGATAAAATTAGATGAAGTCAGCCAAGTTTTCAAAGGGCTTTTAGAAGCATGGAAAGAGAGCACTGATGTGGCTAACCAAGCTTAA
- a CDS encoding ferredoxin-thioredoxin reductase catalytic domain-containing protein: protein MSIIKIDMNSPEFQAELEKTIKFTDKVINQFNWAYNPQEEINEGVQLGLARNKMMYNKRFCPCYMVEEVDGKFQSSDNRLCPCTPAIEKEIPEEGVCHCQIFCTPEFAAAKRMEMGIEEVTHQHSRGLTKEECEMLLTKSDIDSDELTSLFEARELGMVNFKVVDVREWMEWKMGRIAGADVLVPTSSFFQTLTESKLDKNEHIIVYCHVGSRSAHCQRILHDMGYTKVSNLAHGIVSYGGQIVRG, encoded by the coding sequence ATGAGTATTATTAAAATTGATATGAACTCACCTGAATTTCAGGCTGAACTCGAAAAAACAATCAAATTTACTGATAAAGTAATTAATCAGTTTAATTGGGCTTATAACCCGCAAGAAGAGATCAATGAGGGTGTTCAACTTGGGCTTGCTCGAAACAAAATGATGTATAACAAACGCTTTTGCCCTTGTTATATGGTAGAAGAAGTAGACGGGAAATTTCAAAGCAGCGATAACAGATTATGCCCATGTACTCCTGCAATTGAGAAAGAAATACCGGAAGAAGGCGTATGCCACTGCCAGATTTTTTGCACACCTGAATTTGCTGCAGCCAAACGCATGGAAATGGGAATTGAAGAAGTTACCCATCAACATTCTCGCGGATTAACTAAAGAAGAATGTGAAATGTTATTGACGAAAAGTGATATCGACAGCGACGAATTAACATCGCTTTTCGAAGCCAGAGAACTTGGAATGGTCAACTTTAAAGTCGTGGATGTTCGCGAATGGATGGAATGGAAAATGGGCCGAATTGCCGGTGCCGATGTACTTGTACCAACCAGCAGTTTCTTCCAGACTTTGACTGAATCAAAATTAGATAAAAACGAACACATTATCGTTTATTGTCATGTCGGAAGCCGAAGTGCTCATTGTCAACGTATCCTCCACGATATGGGATATACAAAAGTATCCAACCTAGCACATGGTATCGTCTCTTATGGCGGTCAAATTGTCCGGGGATAA
- the dapE gene encoding succinyl-diaminopimelate desuccinylase, translated as MNVIELFKQLLESQSVTPEDGGIFDFLSDYLSDFKVIRIDKEGVKNFFAYRTFGEGKHLCFAGHVDVVPAGDGWNTDPFIATEKDGYIYARGAQDMKSGVAAFTQALSEVENFNGTLSILLTSDEEGPAKFGTVEVLKYLKEHHLLPDAVVVAEPTCEVTFGDAIKVGRRGSINGIIEIIGKQGHAAYPEKAINPVHKIAPVLSKIAGAFLDNGDEYFAPSQIVITDIRAGIETTNVSPGKLKMMFNVRNSTRTDKGSIESFIAEHLEGLDYTLRLDQSAEPFVTDADTEIVRALSDAIESVCELTPKNSTAGGTSDARFVAAYGIDVIEFGVINDTIHAPNERTSIDEVKNLYTVFTKLIDNFR; from the coding sequence TTGAACGTTATTGAATTATTTAAACAACTTTTGGAATCACAGAGTGTTACTCCTGAAGATGGAGGTATTTTCGATTTTTTATCAGACTATTTGAGTGACTTCAAAGTGATTCGCATCGATAAAGAAGGAGTTAAAAACTTTTTTGCTTATCGTACTTTCGGGGAAGGAAAGCATTTGTGTTTTGCAGGACATGTTGATGTTGTTCCTGCTGGAGACGGCTGGAATACCGACCCGTTTATCGCAACCGAAAAAGATGGCTATATTTATGCCCGCGGCGCCCAAGATATGAAAAGCGGTGTTGCAGCGTTTACACAAGCTTTGAGCGAGGTTGAAAATTTTAATGGAACACTTTCGATTTTACTGACTTCTGATGAGGAAGGTCCGGCAAAATTCGGAACGGTTGAGGTATTAAAATATCTAAAGGAGCACCATTTGCTCCCGGATGCCGTCGTTGTCGCAGAGCCGACCTGTGAGGTCACTTTCGGGGATGCGATCAAAGTTGGGCGACGGGGATCGATTAACGGGATTATTGAAATAATCGGGAAACAAGGTCATGCCGCCTATCCGGAAAAAGCGATCAATCCGGTTCACAAAATTGCACCGGTACTTTCAAAAATTGCGGGTGCCTTTTTGGATAATGGGGATGAATATTTTGCCCCAAGTCAGATCGTTATTACGGATATCCGTGCGGGAATCGAGACGACGAACGTTTCTCCGGGGAAACTTAAGATGATGTTTAATGTCCGTAACTCCACTCGTACGGACAAAGGATCGATTGAGTCGTTTATCGCGGAGCATTTGGAAGGGCTGGACTATACTCTCCGACTCGATCAGTCGGCTGAGCCGTTTGTAACGGATGCGGATACTGAAATAGTCCGTGCCCTTTCGGATGCAATAGAGTCTGTATGCGAGTTGACGCCTAAAAATTCTACGGCCGGTGGGACATCAGATGCCCGCTTTGTCGCTGCATACGGAATAGACGTAATTGAATTCGGTGTTATTAATGATACGATCCATGCTCCGAATGAGCGTACATCCATTGATGAAGTGAAAAATCTTTATACTGTTTTTACAAAGTTGATTGATAATTTTAGGTAA